The proteins below are encoded in one region of Segatella copri:
- a CDS encoding mannose-1-phosphate guanylyltransferase: MKSNGNNYCVILAGGKGRRLWPCSRSNYPKQFVDFFGVGRTQLQQTFDRMAKIVPADHIFINTNEEYVQLVKEQLPEVPAERILAEPIHRNTAPSMAWANHRISMLNPDACIIATPSDQAIFNEDAFRENVLEGLAFVAEHDRFLTMGVKPTRPEPGYGYIQMGEAIGNGLYKVQSFTEKPEREFAKIFVESGEFYWNTGLFLSNVKYLRECFCKILPPVLRDYDKQYPEFSVETENAYMKESFSSYPNISVDFGVLDKPSNVYMMKCDFGWADLGTWHSIYEAMQKSSDDNVVIDSDVMMENCHNNVIKLPKGKLAVLNGLDGFIVAENDNVLLICKKEDSSALVRKYVNEVQMKKGDEFV, from the coding sequence ATGAAGAGTAACGGAAATAATTATTGTGTGATATTGGCGGGAGGTAAGGGCCGCAGACTCTGGCCTTGCAGCCGCAGCAACTATCCGAAGCAGTTTGTCGACTTCTTTGGAGTGGGGCGCACCCAGCTTCAGCAAACCTTTGACCGTATGGCAAAGATCGTGCCTGCCGACCATATATTTATCAACACAAATGAAGAATATGTTCAACTGGTAAAGGAACAGTTGCCTGAGGTTCCTGCAGAACGGATATTGGCGGAACCTATTCATCGCAATACGGCACCTAGCATGGCATGGGCCAATCATCGCATCTCGATGCTCAATCCTGATGCCTGCATCATCGCAACTCCTTCGGATCAGGCTATCTTCAATGAAGATGCTTTCCGGGAGAACGTATTGGAAGGTCTGGCTTTTGTGGCTGAACATGACCGTTTCCTGACGATGGGTGTGAAACCAACCCGTCCTGAACCTGGATATGGATATATTCAGATGGGTGAAGCTATCGGCAACGGATTGTATAAGGTGCAGTCGTTTACAGAGAAACCGGAAAGAGAGTTTGCCAAGATTTTTGTAGAGAGTGGAGAGTTCTATTGGAATACGGGTTTATTCCTTTCTAATGTGAAGTATCTGCGTGAGTGTTTTTGCAAGATTCTGCCCCCTGTACTCCGTGATTACGATAAACAGTATCCCGAATTCAGTGTGGAGACAGAGAATGCATACATGAAAGAGAGCTTCTCTTCTTATCCTAATATATCAGTAGATTTCGGAGTGCTTGACAAACCTAGCAATGTCTATATGATGAAGTGTGACTTCGGCTGGGCTGATCTGGGTACCTGGCACAGTATCTACGAGGCGATGCAGAAGAGCAGCGATGACAACGTGGTTATTGATAGCGATGTGATGATGGAGAATTGTCACAACAATGTAATCAAGTTGCCTAAAGGAAAGTTGGCTGTATTGAACGGACTGGATGGTTTCATAGTAGCCGAGAATGACAATGTATTGTTGATATGCAAGAAAGAAGATTCTTCTGCCCTGGTGCGTAAATATGTAAACGAGGTGCAGATGAAGAAAGGCGATGAGTTCGTCTAA
- a CDS encoding HIT family protein, with the protein MASIFSKIAAGEIPSYKCAESDKFYAFLDISPIGKGHTLVIPRKEVDYIFDMEDKDLAEFEVFAKKVAKAIKAAFPCKKVSQVVLGLEVPHAHIHLIPMNSEADVNFRKEHLKLTEEEFKEIADKIYTEFKKL; encoded by the coding sequence ATGGCAAGCATTTTTTCAAAGATTGCAGCAGGAGAGATTCCTAGCTACAAGTGTGCAGAAAGCGACAAGTTCTATGCTTTCCTCGACATTAGCCCTATCGGCAAAGGTCATACTCTGGTAATTCCCCGTAAGGAAGTTGATTACATCTTCGATATGGAAGACAAAGACCTGGCTGAGTTTGAGGTTTTCGCCAAGAAGGTAGCCAAGGCTATCAAGGCAGCCTTCCCATGCAAGAAAGTGTCGCAGGTTGTTTTGGGGCTGGAGGTTCCTCATGCCCATATCCACCTCATCCCAATGAACAGCGAAGCTGATGTAAACTTCCGCAAGGAGCATCTCAAACTCACAGAGGAAGAGTTCAAGGAAATTGCTGATAAGATCTATACAGAATTCAAGAAACTTTAA
- the greA gene encoding transcription elongation factor GreA produces MAYMSQEGYDKLVAELKQLVSVERPKASAAIAEARDKGDLSENSEYDAAKEAQAHLEDKINRLKLTIAEAKIIDTKQLSTDSVQIMSKVEMTNMANKAKMTYTIVSESEANLKEGKISIKTPIAQGLLNKKVGEVAEIKIPRGTINLRIDKISFE; encoded by the coding sequence ATGGCTTACATGTCACAAGAAGGCTACGACAAACTCGTAGCTGAGCTGAAACAGCTCGTATCTGTAGAGCGCCCTAAGGCATCAGCCGCAATTGCTGAAGCCCGCGACAAGGGTGATTTAAGTGAGAATTCTGAGTATGATGCCGCTAAAGAGGCACAGGCTCATCTGGAAGATAAGATCAATCGCCTGAAGCTCACCATTGCCGAGGCCAAGATTATCGATACCAAGCAGCTCAGCACCGACAGCGTGCAGATTATGTCGAAGGTAGAGATGACCAACATGGCTAACAAGGCAAAGATGACTTATACCATCGTGAGCGAGAGCGAGGCAAACTTGAAGGAAGGAAAGATTTCCATCAAGACTCCTATCGCACAGGGATTGCTCAACAAGAAGGTAGGTGAGGTTGCAGAAATCAAGATTCCTCGCGGCACCATCAACCTTCGCATCGACAAGATTTCATTTGAATAA
- a CDS encoding ATP-binding protein translates to MNQNNISAAELFLRVRELLILPELEPKTRNKMMHDTLILCCHEGVKETKQAFGNLFSQVDYLCKAHGIKVADKIAIQTMRRHSNSQEPLSSEDLKYDARALAIFISAVFGVDVPHELNVLIPHTNRPYQKGLEINNHRIRCIVKNWDSDFIRVDIDQDADEEEYLVQLKDEENHIDHTYLWDILKEGMQLNLLDCQVKQPVITPRLIVVEPDYLVDISSIATCFTAFGHHPLLYLLNQMKPRANTQATLLGNFAGAALDDIINTNGKYQMNETIKTNFREKALEFCTCPWFDAKKFYTDASLQAFNLQQVVDILFPRTASQAQMSAFRGESLYDRKKAILEPSFVCEALGIQGRVDLMTTDCKLLVEQKSGRNMNIETHQVDPGYHSYQLEPHYVQLLLYYGVLQHNFKLSNDRVNIRLLYSKYQPQDGLMVVAYYHKLFQEAITYRNQLVAASFEIAKEGFEHALNEFTPDVLNVAGTQDFFYNKYLKPQIEAITSPLHNLTPLEEAYFCRMMTFVLREQMISKVGAQEGTNTSSSDLWTMPLAEKKDAGNIYTDLNIIRKEQSSAGSGYDTITLSVPDQGKDFLPNFRIGDMVYLYTYKLKEEPDVRKAILYKGVLQEIHSDEIVVHLTDGQQNADIFEMNLPYAIEHGTSDASTGGSIRNLHQFICAPKEKRDLLLGQRAPQRDASLTLTRHYDDALDDIILRAKQAQDYFLLVGPPGTGKTSRALKFMVEEALNDGTGMPTAESIASGGKTAQQPASSILLMSYTNRAVDEICEMLVDSGIPFLRLGSEYSCDERFRPYLIEKAISDCPKLEAIKQYIIGTRVIVGTTSMMTSKPFIFSLKHFKLAIIDESSQILEPNLIGLLSAVDKFILIGDYKQLPAVVQQNEQDSGIPTINDSQKGGIIDMSILQDICLTNCRNSLFERLIHWEDYEERSEFIGILRRQGRMHPEIAEFPNRMFYRREKLEPVPCPHQLETELSYTLPSEDALDDLLKEHRMIFLPSKFCKEPNVSDKINANEAAIVVDLLRRIHRFYRERFDAKKTVGVIVPYRNQIAMVRKGIEKLGIPELEKISIDTVERYQGSQRDVIIYSFTIQNIWQLDFLAGNSFVEDGAIIDRKLNVAITRARKQMIMTGNPEILRNNQIFSELMNYVKEKGGYF, encoded by the coding sequence ATGAATCAAAACAATATCAGCGCCGCAGAACTCTTCCTTAGGGTAAGAGAACTTTTGATACTCCCCGAACTGGAGCCGAAGACACGCAACAAGATGATGCACGATACGCTCATCCTCTGCTGCCACGAAGGAGTAAAGGAAACGAAACAGGCTTTCGGTAACCTTTTCTCCCAGGTAGATTATCTCTGTAAGGCTCACGGCATCAAGGTGGCAGACAAGATTGCCATCCAGACCATGCGCCGGCACAGTAATTCGCAGGAACCGCTCTCAAGCGAAGATTTGAAATATGATGCACGTGCCCTAGCCATCTTCATCTCTGCCGTATTCGGAGTGGATGTTCCCCACGAGCTGAACGTGCTTATTCCCCATACCAACCGCCCTTATCAGAAAGGACTGGAAATCAACAACCACCGCATCCGCTGCATCGTGAAGAACTGGGACAGCGATTTCATCCGCGTGGATATTGACCAAGATGCTGACGAAGAGGAATATCTCGTTCAACTGAAAGATGAAGAGAACCATATCGACCATACCTATCTCTGGGATATCCTGAAGGAAGGTATGCAGCTCAACCTGCTCGACTGTCAGGTGAAACAGCCCGTCATCACTCCCCGACTTATCGTGGTAGAACCCGATTATCTGGTAGATATCAGTAGCATTGCCACCTGCTTCACGGCTTTCGGTCATCATCCCCTGCTCTATCTGCTGAACCAGATGAAGCCCCGCGCCAACACCCAGGCTACCCTGCTCGGTAACTTTGCCGGTGCTGCGCTGGATGACATCATCAATACAAACGGCAAATACCAGATGAACGAAACCATAAAGACGAATTTCAGGGAGAAAGCACTGGAGTTCTGCACCTGTCCCTGGTTTGATGCCAAGAAATTCTATACCGATGCCAGTCTGCAGGCATTCAATCTGCAGCAGGTAGTGGATATTCTCTTTCCCCGCACCGCATCGCAGGCACAGATGTCAGCCTTCCGCGGCGAAAGTCTTTACGACAGGAAGAAAGCCATCCTCGAACCTTCGTTCGTCTGCGAAGCACTCGGCATACAGGGACGTGTGGACCTGATGACCACCGACTGCAAACTGCTGGTGGAGCAGAAATCGGGACGCAACATGAATATCGAAACCCATCAGGTTGATCCGGGGTATCACAGTTATCAGCTGGAGCCCCACTATGTGCAGCTACTGCTCTACTATGGCGTATTGCAGCACAACTTCAAGCTGAGCAACGACCGCGTGAATATCCGTCTGCTCTATTCCAAGTATCAGCCGCAAGACGGACTGATGGTGGTGGCGTATTACCACAAACTCTTCCAGGAAGCCATCACTTACCGCAACCAGCTGGTAGCCGCCTCTTTCGAGATAGCCAAGGAAGGTTTTGAACACGCACTCAACGAGTTTACACCCGATGTGCTCAATGTAGCAGGCACACAGGACTTCTTCTACAATAAGTATCTGAAGCCGCAGATAGAAGCCATCACCAGTCCGCTCCACAACCTCACCCCATTAGAGGAGGCTTACTTCTGCCGCATGATGACCTTCGTGTTGCGGGAACAGATGATCAGCAAGGTGGGCGCACAGGAAGGTACCAACACATCCAGTTCCGACCTCTGGACCATGCCACTCGCCGAAAAGAAAGATGCGGGCAACATCTATACCGACCTGAACATCATCCGAAAGGAACAGAGCAGCGCAGGAAGCGGATATGATACCATCACCCTGAGCGTGCCCGACCAGGGAAAAGACTTCCTGCCCAACTTCCGCATCGGCGACATGGTATATCTCTATACCTACAAGCTGAAGGAAGAACCCGATGTGAGAAAGGCTATATTATATAAAGGTGTACTGCAGGAGATTCACAGCGATGAGATTGTGGTGCATCTCACCGACGGACAGCAGAATGCCGATATCTTCGAGATGAATCTGCCTTACGCCATAGAACATGGAACGAGCGATGCATCGACAGGCGGAAGCATCCGCAACCTGCACCAGTTTATCTGTGCACCCAAGGAGAAGCGCGACCTGCTGCTGGGACAGCGTGCTCCGCAAAGAGATGCCTCGCTTACATTAACCAGACATTACGATGATGCACTGGACGACATCATTCTCCGTGCCAAGCAGGCACAGGATTACTTCCTGCTCGTGGGACCTCCGGGAACAGGAAAGACCAGTCGTGCCCTGAAGTTTATGGTAGAAGAAGCATTGAACGATGGAACGGGAATGCCGACAGCAGAAAGCATCGCCTCGGGAGGCAAGACGGCTCAGCAGCCTGCATCCTCCATCCTCCTGATGAGTTATACCAACCGAGCCGTAGATGAAATCTGCGAGATGCTGGTAGATTCCGGCATCCCATTCCTTCGCCTCGGCAGCGAGTACTCCTGCGACGAGCGGTTCCGCCCTTATCTGATAGAGAAAGCCATCAGCGACTGTCCGAAACTCGAAGCCATCAAACAATATATAATAGGAACGCGTGTAATCGTGGGCACCACTTCGATGATGACCTCCAAGCCGTTCATCTTCTCGCTGAAGCACTTCAAGCTTGCCATCATCGACGAGTCGAGCCAGATACTGGAGCCAAATCTCATCGGTCTCTTATCAGCAGTAGATAAGTTCATCCTCATTGGCGACTACAAGCAGTTGCCAGCCGTGGTGCAGCAGAACGAGCAGGATTCAGGCATTCCTACCATCAACGACAGTCAGAAAGGTGGCATCATCGACATGAGCATCCTGCAGGACATCTGTCTTACCAACTGCCGCAACTCCCTCTTCGAACGTCTGATTCATTGGGAAGATTACGAAGAGCGCAGCGAATTCATCGGCATTCTGCGCCGCCAGGGAAGAATGCATCCCGAGATTGCAGAGTTTCCTAACCGGATGTTCTACCGTCGGGAGAAACTGGAACCCGTGCCATGTCCACACCAGTTGGAGACAGAACTGTCATACACCCTTCCATCAGAAGATGCGCTCGACGACCTGCTGAAGGAGCACCGCATGATATTCCTCCCATCCAAATTCTGCAAGGAACCGAATGTATCCGATAAGATCAATGCCAACGAGGCAGCAATCGTGGTAGACCTGCTTCGCCGCATCCACCGCTTCTATAGAGAACGTTTCGATGCCAAGAAGACGGTAGGCGTCATCGTTCCTTACCGCAACCAGATAGCCATGGTGCGCAAAGGCATCGAAAAGCTCGGCATTCCGGAACTGGAGAAAATCAGTATCGATACCGTAGAGCGGTACCAGGGCAGCCAGCGAGATGTCATCATCTACAGTTTCACCATCCAGAACATCTGGCAGCTCGACTTCCTTGCCGGCAACAGTTTCGTAGAAGACGGCGCCATCATCGACCGCAAGCTGAACGTAGCCATCACCCGTGCCCGAAAGCAGATGATTATGACAGGCAACCCGGAGATATTGCGCAATAATCAGATTTTTAGCGAATTAATGAACTATGTGAAGGAAAAAGGAGGATATTTTTAA
- a CDS encoding nucleoside deaminase, with amino-acid sequence MTKEELMHRAIELSKNSVKTGGGPFGAVIAKDGIIIAEASNSVTIDLDPTAHAEVNCIRQATRKLKSFNLEGCEIYTSCEPCPMCLGAIYWAHLDRIYYANDRKDAAKIGFDDEFIYEEIDRKIEDRHKPMVALMRDEALGAFRMWEENAEKTEY; translated from the coding sequence ATGACAAAGGAAGAATTGATGCATAGAGCCATTGAGCTCTCAAAGAATAGCGTGAAGACGGGTGGCGGACCTTTTGGTGCTGTGATTGCCAAGGATGGTATTATCATCGCTGAGGCTTCCAACAGTGTAACCATCGACCTCGACCCTACGGCTCATGCCGAAGTGAACTGTATCCGACAGGCTACCCGCAAATTGAAGAGCTTCAATCTGGAAGGTTGCGAGATCTATACCTCCTGCGAGCCTTGCCCGATGTGCCTGGGTGCCATCTATTGGGCACATCTCGACCGTATCTATTATGCCAACGACCGGAAGGATGCGGCAAAGATAGGTTTCGATGATGAGTTTATCTACGAGGAGATAGATCGCAAGATAGAAGACCGCCACAAGCCGATGGTTGCCCTGATGCGCGATGAGGCGCTCGGTGCTTTCCGCATGTGGGAGGAAAATGCGGAAAAGACGGAGTATTAA